Genomic DNA from Spiroplasma alleghenense:
AGGTTTTAACTTTTTTTGATAATAAAACAACTGTTAAAATAATTGAAAAAATTAAAACTATGGACCTAGATTATGATATTACTTCACCAGACTTAGAAAAAATTTATTATTCTAATGCGGATAATATTAAAGTAATGGTTGATTTGGGATTGAGTAAACTTGATAAATTTAATCGCTTACCAATTAGTGATGAAATCGTAAGGAACATGGAGAAGTGTCCAAAAATTACCTTAAAAAATGTTAAACCCGAGGACAAAGCTAAAATAGTTAAAATGATTGAAAATGATTTTCCTGAAGTTGATATTTATGCCACATGATTCACTGTGGATGGGGTAGACTTTGGAATTAATGGTCCAAATAAATACCGAGGCATTGTATCGCTGTTAGAAAGAATTAACAAAGAAGAAAATTTGAATATCAAATTAGAAAACGTAGTATACTTTGGTGATCAACACAACGACTTAGAAGTGTTTAAGAACTTGAAGTATTCAATTGCAGTCGGCAATGCTGCTCAAGAAATTAAAGACTTGGCTTACGAAATAACTGATACTGCCGAAAATGCTGGTGTATCAAAATATTTACAAAAAATTACAAAATAAAATACCTCGTCCTAAATGTTGACGAGGTATTTTATTTTGTAATTTGATTAAGATAATTTTTTATAAGTTTATATTAATAACTCTATAATGGAATTAAAGAATTTAGAAATTTATGTCATTATTTTCTTCGGCATTGTTTAGCAAACCGTTTTTAATTAGTATTTGCTTTAATTTTTGGATTTCTCTTAAATCTTGTTCTCGCTCCTCTTTGTGTTGTTTCATAATTTTTAATAATGCTTGTTCGATTTCTACAGAGCATTTTGACATTGGAATTTCATACCCTTTCAAAGATTTATGCATTTCTTTGTTATATCTTTTTTTATCCGATTCTGAAAAATTTGTGACATTGACAAATTTGCTAACTTCAGCTGGTGAACTACTTGATTCAGAAATAACAAAGCTAGTTTTGATATCATCTTTTCTAATAAGAATAATAATTGATTTTGTTATAGACATATTTTATCCCCAAATATTATTCGTGTTAAAGGGTTTATATGTCAGAATAAATAACAAAAATATGCACTGAACTGCAAAATAATTATAAACGATTATTGGTATTTTGTTGATTTATTTTGAATTATATTTACAAAGGCAATTTTACAAACCGGTGAATAGTAGCAGATAAAATTGAAAATAGTTTTTGCGATTTTAAACTAGGTGGTGGAATCAAAAAGTTTTGAAAAAAACATTATTGGTTCTATAATATAATACTCCTAAGAATTTAATTCATCTCATCTTCAACATTACTAAGCAAACCGTTTTTAATTAGCATCTGTTTTAACTTATCAATTTCTTTTTGATATTGTTCTCGCTCTATTTCTTGCTCTTATTTGTGTTGCTTCATAATTTTTAATAGTGCTTGTTCGATTTCTACAGAACATTTTGACACTGGAATTTCATACCCTTTCAAAGATTTATGCATTTCTTTGTTTTATCTTTTTTTATTCGATTCTGAAAAATTTGTGACATTGACAAATTTGCTAACTTCAGCTGGTGAACTAATTGATTCAGAAATAACAAAGCTAGTTTTGATATCATCTTTTGTAATAAGAATAATAATCGATTTTGTTATAGACATATTTCATACCCAAAGATTATTCGTGTTAAAGGGTTTATATGTCAGAATAAATAATAAAAATATGCACTGAAATGCAAAATAATTATAACAGAGCACCACAATAATGTAACCATTTCGATAAATTTATTTAATAGTTGGTAAAATATTTTAGTTTAATATTGCAGTCCATCATTTTAAGTGCCTTTGATTTTTTTGTTTATTATTCAATTGACTTAATTTAATATATGTAAATAAAATTATAATTGTCATTTATATTTACAAAAAAAATCCATTCATTTGCGTGAATAGATTTAAAGAT
This window encodes:
- a CDS encoding HAD-IIB family hydrolase, with the protein product MLKINNDEIKIIISDFDGTLRADKNSAINPEDVLEIKKAMASGVKFVINTGNVPFEMIETVEMIAPISQTNKYIICSNGNAIKNYLTGKLEVLTFFDNKTTVKIIEKIKTMDLDYDITSPDLEKIYYSNADNIKVMVDLGLSKLDKFNRLPISDEIVRNMEKCPKITLKNVKPEDKAKIVKMIENDFPEVDIYATWFTVDGVDFGINGPNKYRGIVSLLERINKEENLNIKLENVVYFGDQHNDLEVFKNLKYSIAVGNAAQEIKDLAYEITDTAENAGVSKYLQKITK